AAGGATTGGATCAGGAATAGTAAGTACCTTAATGACAGACATTTGGTTGCCAATGATTTAAAGCTTAGCGATTTCAACAGGTTTTACAACTATCTTAACATCCAAAGACTCTGCGATATCTTGAAGCATAGAATTTATTTCGCCTGCCTTTTTATTTGATGGGAAAACGGTTTTATCTGATCCGTAAACAGAAATAATATGCATGTTTTTTGATTGTTTTTCCTTTAAAGCTTCTTTTGATGAAAGTTCTCTGACTGAAACTGTTAAAGACATTGACTTACATACCGAAAAAAGTTTGTTCTTTAATTCCGCTAAAGAAGTTCTTTTTCCGAGAGCAATGACAAGAATCATCGCAAACTCGCTTTCAATTATTGTCATTGAAGAATCTTCAATATTACAGCCGGTTTCAAATAAAACCTTTGAAATTGCCGAAACGATTCCCGGCCTATCTTTGCCTAAAACTGAAATTGCGATGTGTTTATTCATTTTTTTCCTCGTGATACCCGAAGTTTATTCAAGGTATTTGTTGTCATCCCGAACTTGTTTCGGGATCTTATGCTTTACTGATTATTAGATTCTGAAACAAGTTCAGAATGACATTTTTATTAATTTTAAATGAATCTTTTAAGAAAATAGCCACTTTCAGTCAAAAATATTATAATAAGTGTTCAGAAATCTTATTAAATGCTGAATCAATTTTGGAAATATCCTTGCCCCCTCCCTGAGCAAAATCATTTTTTCCGCCGCCTGATCCTCCAACTAAACTTGCAAGATTCTTAGCAATTTTTCCGGCACTATA
This portion of the Elusimicrobiota bacterium genome encodes:
- a CDS encoding amino acid-binding protein; the protein is MNKHIAISVLGKDRPGIVSAISKVLFETGCNIEDSSMTIIESEFAMILVIALGKRTSLAELKNKLFSVCKSMSLTVSVRELSSKEALKEKQSKNMHIISVYGSDKTVFPSNKKAGEINSMLQDIAESLDVKIVVKPVEIAKL